The genomic region GTTCGCCATCTACGCGGGCGCCGACAGGCAGACCTCGATGATCGTGCTCACGGCCCTGCTGGTCTGCCTGATCCCGACCACGATCGGCGCGCTGCTCTCCGCAATCGGTATCGCAGGCATGGACCGGCTGGTGCAGCGCAATGTGCTGGCCATGTCGGGGCGGGCCGTCGAGGCCGCCGGTGACGTGTCGACGCTACTGCTGGACAAGACGGGCACGATCACGCTCGGCAACCGGCAGGCCGCCGAATTCGTACCCGTTCGCGGCACCACCGAGGCCGAAGTCGCCGACGCCGCCCAGCTCTCCTCGCTGGCCGACGAGACCCCTGAAGGCCGCTCCATCGTCGTACTCGCCAAGGAGAAGTACGGGCTGCGCGAGCGCCACCAAGGGGAGCTGGCCGGCGCCGAGTGGATCGCCTTCACCGCGCAGACCCGGATGTCGGGTGTGGATGTCGACGGGCGCAAGGTCCGCAAGGGCGCGGCCGGGTCGGTCATCGTCTGGGTGCGGGAACAGGGTGGCGAGGTCGCCGAGGACGCGGACACCATCACCAACCGAATCTCCGAGGCAGGCGGCACTCCCTTGCTGGTCGCCGTCCAGGACGACCAGGGCGCCCGCGTCCTGGGTGTCATCCACCTCAAGGACGTCGTCAAGGACGGCATGCGGGAGCGGTTCAAGGAACTGCGCCGCATGGGCATCAAGACGATCATGATCACGGGCGACAACCCCCTGACCGCCAAGGCGATCGCGGACGAGGCAGGCGTCGACGACTTCCTCGCCGAGGCCACACCCGAAGACAAGATGGCCCTCATCAAGCGCGAGCAGGCCGGCGGCAAGCTCGTCGCGATGACCGGCGACGGCACCAACGACGCCCCCGCACTCGCGCAGGCGGACGTGGGCGTCGCCATGAACACGGGCACGTCGGCCGCCAAAGAGGCCGGCAACATGGTCGACCTCGACTCCAACCCGACCAAACTCATCGAGATCGTCGAGATCGGCAAGCAACTCCTCATCACCCGGGGCGCGTTGACGACATTCTCCATCGCCAACGACGTCGCGAAATACTTCGCGATCATCCCGGCAATGTTCGCCGTCGCCTACCCGTCGCTGGACAAGCTCAACATCATGGGCCTGGCCTCGCCGGAGTCTGCGATCCTCTCCGCCGTCATCTTCAACGCCCTGATCATCATCGCGCTTGTACCGCTCGCCCTGCGCGGCGTGCAGTACCGGCCTATGAGCGCGGACAAGATGCTCCGCCGCAACCTCGGCATCTACGGCCTGGGCGGGTTGATCGCCCCGTTCATCGGCATCAAGATCATCGACGTACTCATCTCGCTGATCCCCGGGATCGGATGAAGGACATGAACACTTCTGTGGTGAACACCGCGCGGATGCTGTGGGCCGCGCTGCGCATGCTGCTCGTCCTCACTCTGGTGACCGGCATCATCTACCCGCTGGTGGTGACGGGCATCGGACAGGTCGCCTTCCACGACCAGGCCAACGGCTCGATGGTAAAGGCCGACGGCAAGGAGGTCGGATCGACGCTGATCGGGCAGAGCTGGAACATCAAGGGCACCGACAAGCCGGACCCGAAGTGGTTCCAGGGCCGCCCCTCCAACAGCGGCTACGACCCGCTGGCCACCGGCTCCAGCCAGCTGGGCGCCAGTGACCCGACCCTGGTCAAGCACGTGAAAGCGGCGAAGAAGCAGGTCGCCGAGTTCAACGGCGTCCCCGAGTCCGAGGTGCCCGTCGACGCGGTCACCGGCTCGGCCTCCGCCATCGACCCGGACATCTCCCCGCAGTACGCGGACATCCAGGTCAAGCGGGTCGCCGAGGCGAACGGGCTGACGGTCGCCCAGGTCGAGAAGCTGGTCAAGGACCATCCCCAGGGCCGTACGTTCGGCTTCCTAGACCAGCCGCGCGTCAACGTCCTCGAGCTCAACATCGCGCTCAAGGAACTGGCCAAGAACTGATGGCTTTAGCAGGCAGGACCGCGACCGAGGGCCGGTGGGCCCAGAGCTTCCGTTCCCCCGGCCCCCGGCGCGGCTCCGGACGCCTGACCCCGTCCACCGAAGACAGGAAGGCCGCACACCGATGACCCAGGTGCTGGTGGTGGAGGACGATCCACAGCTCGTACGAGCCCTCGTGATCAACATGCAGGCCCGGCAGTACGGGGTGGACGCGGCACCGGACGGCACCACTGCCCTGCGGCTCGCCGCCGCCCGCCAGCCCGACGTGGTCGTCCTCGACCTCGGGCTGCCCGACATGGACGGAGTCGAGGTGATCAAGGCGCTGCGGGGCTGGACCAGGACACCCATCCTCGTCCTGTCCGCACGCCGCGCCTCCGAGGAGAAGGTGGCCGCGCTGGACGCGGGGGCCGACGACTACATCACCAAGCCGTTCAGCATGGACGAACTGCTCGCCCGGCTGCGCGCCGCCGTCCGCCGCACCGAGGCCGTGCCCCTGGCCCCTGAGACCACCGTGGTGACGACCGACGACTTCACCGTCGACCTGCTGGCCAAGAAGGCCGGCCGTGACGGCCGCGACATCCGGCTGACCCCCACGGAGTGGCACCTGCTGGAGATCCTGGTCTGCAATCCCGGCCGCCTGGTGGCACAGAAGCAGCTGCTCCAGGAGGTTTGGGGCCCCACGTACGCCACCAAGACGAACTACCTTCGGGTGTACATGGCCCAGCTCAGGCGCAAACTCGAACCGGACCCTGCCCACCCCCGCTACCTGATTACAAAGCCGGGTATGGGCTACCGCTTCGAAACCTGACCTGCCAGGCGATTCTCCCCCATCCGCACGACAGCAGAGACGAGACCATGGCACGCGGCAAGCTCCGGATCTATCTCGGCGCGGCGCCGGGCGTCGGCAAGACCTACGCCATGCTCTCCGAGGCGCACCGCCGTATCGAGCGCGGCACCGACTGCGTGGTCGCCTTCGTCGAGCACCACCACCGGCCGCGCACCGAGGTGATGCTGCACGGACTGGAGGAGATCTCGCGCAAGGAACTGGAATACCGGGACACCACGTTCACCGAGATGGACGTGGACGCCGTCCTGGCCCGGCGTCCACAGGTGGCCCTGGTGGACGAACTCGCCCACACCAACATCCCCGGATCCCGCAACGCCAAGCGCTGGCAGGACGTCGAGGAGCTGCTGGACGCCGGGATCGACGTCGTGTCGACGGTGAACATCCAGCACCTGGAGTCCCTGGGCGACGTCGTGGAGTCGATAACCGGTATACGGCAGCAGGAGACGGTCCCGGACGAGGTCGTGCGCCGGGCGGACCAGATCGAGCTGGTCGACATGTCTCCGCAGGCGCTGCGCCGCCGGATGGCGCACGGCAACATCTACAAGCCCGACAAGGTCGACGCGGCCCTGTCCAACTACTTCCGGCCCGGCAACCTCACCGCCCTGCGCGAGCTGGCCCTGCTGTGGGTGGCCGACCGGGTCGACGAGTACCTCCAGCAGTATCGCAGCGAGCACCAGGTGACCAAGATCTGGGGCTCACGCGAGCGCATCGTGGTGGGCCTGACCGGCGGGCCGGAGGGCCGCACGCTGATCCGTCGCGCCGCCCGGCTCGCCGAGAAGGGCGCCGGCGGCGAGGTCCTGGCCGTCTACATCGCCCGCAGCGACGGCCTGACCTCCGCGTCCCCGAAGGAGCTGGCCGTTCAGCGCACCCTGGTGGAGGACCTGGGCGGCACCTTCCACCACGTCATCGGCGACGACATCCCGGCGGCCCTGCTGGAGTTCGCCCGCGGGGTCAACGCCACCCAGATCGTCCTCGGAGTCTCCCGGCGCAAGGGCTGGCAGTACGTCTTCGGACCGGGTGTCGGCGCGACCGTCGCCAGGGAATCCGGCCCCGACCTCGACGTCCACCTCATCACCCACGACGAGGCCGGCAAGGGCCGCGGACTGCCCATCGCCCGGGGTGCACGGCTCGGCCGGGCGCGGATCATCTGGGGCTGGCTGGTCGGCGTGGCCGGCCCAGTGCTGCTCGCGCTGCTGCTGACCCACATC from Streptomyces sp. NBC_00878 harbors:
- the kdpB gene encoding potassium-transporting ATPase subunit KdpB, which codes for MTTNIEKQEDPMSTVTPTRAPHQDVPTGHKHPEGRVGAGLFDPKQLVKSLPDACRKLDPRVMVKAPVMFVVLVGSVVTTVLAIKDPGDGFGWVITAWLWLTVVFANLAEAVAEGRGKAQADTLRKAKTDTVARRLAGDVEERVPGTELKVGDLVVCEAGDIIPGDGDVVEGVASVDESAITGESAPVIRESGGDRSAVTGGTKVLSDRIVIKITTKPGETFIDRMINLVEGATRQKTPNEIALNILLASLTIVFLLAVVTLKPFAIYAGADRQTSMIVLTALLVCLIPTTIGALLSAIGIAGMDRLVQRNVLAMSGRAVEAAGDVSTLLLDKTGTITLGNRQAAEFVPVRGTTEAEVADAAQLSSLADETPEGRSIVVLAKEKYGLRERHQGELAGAEWIAFTAQTRMSGVDVDGRKVRKGAAGSVIVWVREQGGEVAEDADTITNRISEAGGTPLLVAVQDDQGARVLGVIHLKDVVKDGMRERFKELRRMGIKTIMITGDNPLTAKAIADEAGVDDFLAEATPEDKMALIKREQAGGKLVAMTGDGTNDAPALAQADVGVAMNTGTSAAKEAGNMVDLDSNPTKLIEIVEIGKQLLITRGALTTFSIANDVAKYFAIIPAMFAVAYPSLDKLNIMGLASPESAILSAVIFNALIIIALVPLALRGVQYRPMSADKMLRRNLGIYGLGGLIAPFIGIKIIDVLISLIPGIG
- the kdpC gene encoding potassium-transporting ATPase subunit KdpC; translated protein: MNTSVVNTARMLWAALRMLLVLTLVTGIIYPLVVTGIGQVAFHDQANGSMVKADGKEVGSTLIGQSWNIKGTDKPDPKWFQGRPSNSGYDPLATGSSQLGASDPTLVKHVKAAKKQVAEFNGVPESEVPVDAVTGSASAIDPDISPQYADIQVKRVAEANGLTVAQVEKLVKDHPQGRTFGFLDQPRVNVLELNIALKELAKN
- a CDS encoding response regulator; translation: MTQVLVVEDDPQLVRALVINMQARQYGVDAAPDGTTALRLAAARQPDVVVLDLGLPDMDGVEVIKALRGWTRTPILVLSARRASEEKVAALDAGADDYITKPFSMDELLARLRAAVRRTEAVPLAPETTVVTTDDFTVDLLAKKAGRDGRDIRLTPTEWHLLEILVCNPGRLVAQKQLLQEVWGPTYATKTNYLRVYMAQLRRKLEPDPAHPRYLITKPGMGYRFET